The genomic DNA GAAGAAATGAGAACCTAATATATTGATAGTGAAGTAACTATGTGATAAAAGTTAAAATTTTGTGAGAGAAGCTAGGCAAGTTATCACAGATGCAATATCAATGATGTGTATTATCAATCATATTGTTGGAAGAGATATTCTTTTGCAAATATTAAAAAAATTAAGCAAGTTCTCATTTAATGCAATCAAAGGCGGAAGCTGGAAAAGTAAAACCAGCCGGTAAGTGGATGGCCGCAGTCCTATATGCTTTTCAGAAAGTCGCCGGGCAGCACTGTCCTGACTGGCGAGCCGCCGAAGTCCTTAATATTCCGGGTGATGATGCATTCCATTTTCCTGCGTTTGGCGCATGCGGCGAGCAAAGCGTCTTCATAATCCGCCATGGGCAGCTCCAGCGCTTTTTCGCAGTCAGGGCCAGTAACGTCAAGAATGTTGAAAACCTTTATAATCTTAAAGATTTCCTGCTTGCATCGCTCCTTGTCACGCAGGTGTTTGTGAAGAAGGTAATAGATATCCGTAATGGAGCTTGTGGTAATATGCGCGTTGATTTTTTCCTCGGCGGCCATAATGAACAGTTTTTGCGCGGCTTCAGCGAAAGGTGAACGAGAAAGCATGGCATCCAGCACAACATTGGTATCAATCAATACGTTCATGGCGGCTTAAACGCTCCTCTCTTGCCTGCTCCAAGGAAGCATCGGCGGGCAGTATGCCGAACAGGGATTTTACCATTTCGATTTTGTCCTGCTTGGTGTTTGTAAGCTTGGCAATTCTTTTGCCATTTTTGGTGATATATATGTCCTCTTTGGACGTAAGAGCGAGATACTTCCCGATGTTGTTCTTAAATTCGGTTGCTGTTATTTGCATGGCTGAAACCTCCTTGCACAAAAAATATTATTTCATTTCCCGATATTATTATATGCGAATGGCACCAAAATGTCAACTAAAATTGCACAATATAATTTTTGAAATCGTGCGGTAGGGCGTCAAAATCTCCGGTGGATATGTTTCGTGCAAAGGGCAGGGGGCACGCGCGAAAAAAATGCGGTTCAAACAGGAATGGCCTCCCTGAGTATCGGCCTGTTGGATGCGTCCCTCACAAGCGCCTCATCGGATACGTCAACTTTGGCCTGAAGATTGGCATTAAAGGCAAAAGGA from Bacillota bacterium includes the following:
- a CDS encoding type II toxin-antitoxin system prevent-host-death family antitoxin; the protein is MQITATEFKNNIGKYLALTSKEDIYITKNGKRIAKLTNTKQDKIEMVKSLFGILPADASLEQAREERLSRHERID
- a CDS encoding PIN domain-containing protein; amino-acid sequence: MNVLIDTNVVLDAMLSRSPFAEAAQKLFIMAAEEKINAHITTSSITDIYYLLHKHLRDKERCKQEIFKIIKVFNILDVTGPDCEKALELPMADYEDALLAACAKRRKMECIITRNIKDFGGSPVRTVLPGDFLKSI